In Halopseudomonas xinjiangensis, a single genomic region encodes these proteins:
- the nadE gene encoding ammonia-dependent NAD(+) synthetase: protein MNTASSRSSEIRSALQVNPDLKGSAEIKQEIERRIEFIKNTLRSSRTRALVLGISGGVDSTTGGKLCQMAVESLRQEGYDASFYAMRLPYGVQMDEHDAQAALDFIKPDQVRTVDIKGAVDALMQDFASEQADAAKRDFVKGNVKARTRMVAQYTLANFVNGLVVGTDHAAEAVMGFFTKFGDGACDLAPLTGLVKDQVRSIAAELNAPADLVKKVPTADLEELEPGRPDEDAHGVAYEQIDAFLLGEPVDEDAARKIVKQYDATEHKRQLPAAP, encoded by the coding sequence ATGAACACCGCATCGAGCCGTAGCTCTGAAATCCGCAGCGCACTGCAAGTGAACCCCGACCTCAAGGGGTCTGCTGAAATCAAGCAGGAGATCGAGCGGCGTATCGAGTTCATCAAGAACACCCTTCGCAGCTCCCGCACCCGCGCGCTGGTGCTGGGGATCAGCGGCGGGGTTGATTCAACGACTGGGGGCAAGCTGTGTCAGATGGCTGTCGAGTCCCTACGTCAGGAGGGTTACGATGCCTCCTTCTATGCGATGCGCCTTCCATATGGCGTGCAGATGGATGAGCACGATGCGCAAGCGGCACTGGACTTCATCAAGCCGGATCAGGTCCGCACCGTCGACATCAAGGGCGCAGTCGATGCGCTGATGCAGGATTTTGCCAGCGAACAAGCGGACGCCGCCAAGCGCGATTTCGTCAAAGGCAACGTCAAGGCACGCACGCGGATGGTCGCGCAATATACGTTGGCCAACTTCGTCAACGGTCTGGTTGTCGGTACCGATCATGCTGCCGAAGCGGTGATGGGCTTTTTCACCAAGTTCGGCGACGGCGCCTGTGACCTCGCCCCGCTCACCGGATTGGTGAAGGATCAGGTGCGGAGTATCGCTGCAGAGTTGAATGCTCCAGCGGACCTGGTCAAGAAGGTACCTACCGCTGATCTCGAAGAGCTGGAACCCGGCCGGCCGGATGAGGACGCCCACGGCGTGGCCTATGAGCAGATCGACGCGTTTTTGCTGGGTGAGCCCGTTGATGAAGACGCCGCGCGCAAGATCGTCAAGCAATACGATGCGACGGAGCACAAGCGGCAGTTGCCGGCGGCTCCGTGA